A single genomic interval of Gemmatimonadaceae bacterium harbors:
- a CDS encoding tyrosine phenol-lyase, with protein sequence MTTRSWAEPWKIKVVEPIKMTDRRDRERAIRDAGYNTFLLRSEDVYIDLLTDSGTSAMSDRQWAGMMLGDEAYAGSRNFYHLERAVRDYYGYEHIIPTHQGRGAEHILSRVLIKPGDHVAGNMYFTTTRAHQELAGATFHDVIIAEAHDPRSEHPFKGDIDLTKLAALVDEVGAARMPYVSVAATVNMAGGQPISLSNLKAVFEFAHARGILVILDATRAVENAWFIQQREPGQRDRTVAEILLDLCHYSDGATMSGKKDSLVNIGGWLALRDDGLAEKARNLVVLFEGLHTYGGLAGRDMEAMAIGIEESVQDDHIRSRIGQVLYLGNKLMEAGVPVVRPIGGHAVFLDAAAILPHVPRDQFPAQALAAALYIESGIRAMERGTVSSGRDPQTGSNRTPKLELVRLTIPRRVYTQAHMDVTAESVIAVFEKRDRVTGLAFTYEPEFLRFFQARFEPVGAAGIFRDAEPARATSASGA encoded by the coding sequence ATGACCACGCGCAGCTGGGCCGAGCCCTGGAAGATCAAGGTCGTCGAGCCCATCAAGATGACCGACCGTCGCGACCGCGAGCGCGCCATCCGCGATGCCGGCTACAACACGTTTCTCCTCCGCTCCGAAGACGTCTACATCGATCTGCTCACCGACTCGGGCACGAGCGCGATGTCGGACCGCCAGTGGGCGGGGATGATGCTGGGTGACGAAGCGTACGCGGGCTCGCGCAATTTCTACCATCTTGAGCGCGCCGTGCGCGACTATTACGGCTACGAACACATCATTCCCACGCACCAGGGCCGGGGCGCGGAGCACATTCTGTCCCGCGTGCTCATCAAGCCTGGCGATCACGTGGCGGGCAACATGTACTTCACCACCACGCGGGCGCACCAGGAGCTCGCCGGCGCGACCTTCCACGACGTGATCATCGCCGAGGCCCATGACCCGCGGTCGGAACATCCGTTCAAGGGCGACATCGACCTCACCAAGCTGGCGGCCCTCGTCGATGAGGTCGGGGCCGCCCGCATGCCGTATGTGTCGGTGGCGGCCACGGTCAACATGGCGGGTGGGCAGCCGATCAGCCTCTCCAATCTGAAAGCGGTCTTTGAATTTGCTCATGCGCGCGGCATCCTCGTGATCCTCGACGCCACGCGGGCGGTGGAGAACGCCTGGTTCATCCAGCAGCGGGAACCGGGCCAGCGCGACCGCACGGTGGCCGAGATCCTGCTCGACCTGTGTCATTATTCCGATGGCGCCACGATGTCGGGCAAGAAGGACAGCCTGGTGAATATCGGGGGCTGGCTGGCACTCCGCGACGATGGCCTGGCCGAGAAGGCGCGGAACCTGGTTGTCCTGTTCGAGGGACTGCACACGTACGGCGGCCTCGCCGGCCGCGATATGGAAGCCATGGCGATCGGCATCGAGGAATCGGTGCAGGACGACCACATCCGCAGCCGCATCGGGCAGGTCCTCTACCTCGGGAACAAGCTCATGGAGGCCGGGGTTCCCGTGGTCCGACCGATCGGCGGCCACGCCGTCTTCCTCGACGCGGCGGCGATCCTGCCGCACGTGCCGCGCGACCAGTTCCCCGCGCAGGCCCTGGCCGCGGCCCTGTACATCGAATCGGGCATCCGCGCCATGGAGCGCGGCACCGTGTCGTCGGGGCGGGATCCCCAAACCGGAAGCAACCGTACACCCAAGCTCGAACTCGTGCGCCTGACGATCCCCCGCCGTGTGTACACGCAGGCACACATGGACGTGACCGCGGAGAGCGTGATCGCCGTGTTTGAGAAGCGCGATCGCGTCACCGGACTGGCGTTCACATACGAGCCCGAATTCCTGCGTTTCTTCCAGGCCCGGTTCGAGCCGGTGGGTGCCGCGGGCATCTTCCGGGACGCGGAGCCCGCACGCGCCACGTCTGCCTCCGGCGCGTAG
- a CDS encoding M1 family metallopeptidase, with the protein MRTSLRFLIGLVALGGLAAPAAAQQHFDTVGVGDTSIFAPLALPTPNAFRLGSGAPGPDYWQNRADYDIHATLDTTTRVLSGTERIKYTNNSPVTLDYVWVQVEQDAFEHGSLNSYVYGPNTRFGARGFQGGDVIERFEQVVPGKKNAPLTTRVSTTVMRADLAEPLAPGKSTTLEIAWHFAIPEHGADRMGYDGSLFEFGQWYPRMVVYDDVKGWNIEPYLGQGEFYCEYGDFSLSATVPAGYIVAATGTLQNASEVLTPTEIARLANAAKSDTTVHIVTQAELESGAARPKKTGTLTWKFAAKNVRDVAWATSPEYIWDASSWKGVLAQSYYRPSAVNPWSDAADQARMSIMEYSTRWFQYPYPQITVAEGPISGMEYPMLAMEARSRDVYGLYNVITHEIGHNWFPMIVGSNERMHFWMDEGFNTFINTFSEALRYPQKGDEAQREAEERQEVEQVMKAGYDTPIDVGPDRINPQLLGINQYVKTSMALHLLRDEILGDSAFDDGFREYIHRWAYKHPTPSDFFRTMEDAGGRRLDWFWREFFETNDQFDQTVDTVATRMVGDTERVAVAYGNLAKGVLPIIARFTFSDGTTQDVDYPAESWYMNSVRFIRQYAFVGKTLTKIELDPDRRLIDVDRANNTWTAP; encoded by the coding sequence GTGCGTACCTCTCTCAGATTCCTGATCGGCCTCGTGGCGCTTGGCGGTTTGGCCGCGCCGGCGGCGGCCCAACAGCATTTCGACACCGTCGGTGTCGGCGACACGTCCATCTTCGCGCCGCTCGCGCTGCCCACGCCCAACGCGTTCCGGCTCGGGTCGGGCGCGCCCGGCCCCGACTACTGGCAGAACCGGGCCGACTACGACATCCACGCCACGCTCGACACGACCACCCGCGTGCTCAGCGGCACCGAGCGGATCAAGTACACCAACAACTCGCCGGTTACGCTCGACTATGTCTGGGTGCAGGTGGAGCAGGACGCATTCGAGCACGGCTCGCTGAACTCCTACGTGTACGGGCCGAACACGCGCTTCGGCGCCCGGGGATTCCAGGGCGGCGACGTCATCGAGCGGTTCGAGCAGGTCGTTCCCGGAAAGAAGAACGCGCCGCTCACGACGCGCGTATCCACCACGGTCATGCGGGCGGATCTTGCCGAACCGCTCGCCCCGGGCAAGAGCACGACGCTGGAGATCGCCTGGCACTTCGCGATCCCCGAGCACGGCGCCGACCGCATGGGTTACGATGGCTCGCTATTCGAATTCGGGCAGTGGTATCCGCGCATGGTCGTGTACGACGACGTCAAGGGCTGGAACATCGAGCCCTATCTTGGCCAGGGCGAATTCTACTGCGAATACGGCGATTTCTCGCTCTCGGCGACCGTGCCGGCAGGCTACATCGTGGCCGCCACCGGGACGTTGCAGAACGCGTCCGAGGTGCTCACCCCAACGGAGATCGCGCGCCTCGCCAACGCCGCCAAGTCGGACACCACGGTGCACATCGTGACGCAGGCCGAGCTGGAGAGCGGCGCGGCGCGCCCGAAGAAGACAGGCACGCTCACCTGGAAGTTCGCCGCCAAGAACGTGCGCGACGTGGCCTGGGCCACCTCGCCCGAGTACATCTGGGATGCCTCGAGTTGGAAGGGCGTGCTCGCGCAGTCGTACTACCGGCCATCGGCCGTGAATCCGTGGTCCGACGCCGCCGACCAGGCGCGCATGTCGATCATGGAGTACTCCACGCGCTGGTTCCAATATCCGTACCCGCAGATCACGGTGGCCGAGGGTCCCATCAGTGGAATGGAATACCCGATGCTGGCCATGGAGGCGCGCAGCCGCGACGTGTACGGGCTGTACAACGTCATCACGCACGAGATCGGGCACAACTGGTTCCCGATGATCGTCGGGTCGAACGAACGCATGCACTTCTGGATGGACGAGGGCTTCAACACGTTCATCAACACCTTCTCCGAGGCGCTGCGCTACCCACAGAAAGGGGACGAGGCCCAGCGAGAAGCGGAGGAACGGCAGGAGGTCGAGCAGGTCATGAAAGCGGGGTACGACACGCCGATCGACGTCGGGCCGGACCGCATCAATCCGCAGCTGCTCGGCATCAACCAGTACGTCAAGACGTCGATGGCGCTGCACCTGCTGCGCGACGAAATCCTGGGCGACAGCGCCTTCGACGACGGCTTCCGCGAGTACATCCATCGGTGGGCGTACAAGCATCCCACACCCAGCGATTTCTTCCGCACCATGGAAGACGCCGGCGGCCGCCGCCTCGACTGGTTCTGGCGCGAGTTCTTCGAGACCAATGACCAGTTCGATCAGACGGTCGACACCGTGGCGACCCGCATGGTGGGCGACACGGAACGGGTCGCGGTGGCGTACGGCAACCTGGCCAAGGGCGTGCTGCCGATCATCGCGCGGTTCACCTTCTCCGATGGCACGACGCAGGACGTCGACTATCCGGCGGAATCGTGGTACATGAACAGCGTCCGGTTCATCAGGCAGTACGCCTTCGTGGGCAAGACACTCACCAAGATCGAACTGGATCCCGACCGCCGGCTGATCGACGTCGACCGTGCGAACAACACCTGGACGGCGCCATAG
- a CDS encoding DUF2339 domain-containing protein, whose protein sequence is MAAGDDDLRARVGNLEAAVGALRGDVARLTTRLATADAPRAAAPSGEPAVAPAAAAPPPRPAAVAAGPESDIESFVGRYGVLALGTLTTLAAVGTFVSWAAAHGLLGPTTRVVLGLALAAALAGAGLRLHARERSFSSALLGLALAVVHVCAWAAGPGLHLVPGGQAFALATVASAALAAFALLEREEPLWCIGLGGAALAPFVTSEHTGSLVLLAGYGAAVAVAGAAGIATRGWRYAARTLVTIVLLYTVALTVSGAPLHWGPLLAVALPVAVALVGISPMTSADLIRPRLRAQGVIAAAAAGWVSWQATPLGAQWTAVVLGALGVVWLAMADRSAGAPPAGPVAGGVNVGFAPSWTDGAVIPLAFAAAVAYAGPRTPWWSAAAMAGAALVLGIAVWRRPAGMSRDALAFAAAATAFAAANLAPWQSPIAYPVADVALGLAFAAALRWRPSYSWPGMAGLALVVAGAHTWFLMDRRPAFTYTPFGTRESLAAAAVLAAWMLIAARAAAWTGSLRGALAVDAARAERDGANVRAAAGTAPWVWAFIWVHHELAAAWSPSVATLLLVSLEAGVAVAAVGVGRARGVRALRQVGLALAIVAAVRALAAVDSVKSVSVRIASYLVASAFLLGIAYWYRRRGTDAPVVETAAAQAPDA, encoded by the coding sequence GTGGCCGCGGGCGATGACGACCTCCGCGCGCGCGTCGGCAACCTCGAAGCGGCGGTCGGAGCGCTTCGCGGTGACGTAGCCCGGCTCACGACGCGCCTCGCGACCGCCGACGCGCCCCGCGCGGCGGCGCCGTCCGGAGAACCCGCTGTCGCGCCGGCCGCCGCCGCCCCGCCGCCCCGGCCTGCCGCCGTAGCCGCCGGGCCAGAGTCGGACATCGAGAGTTTCGTGGGGCGGTACGGCGTGCTTGCGCTGGGCACCCTCACCACGCTCGCCGCCGTGGGCACGTTCGTGAGTTGGGCGGCAGCGCACGGCCTGCTCGGTCCCACCACCCGGGTCGTCCTCGGGCTGGCCCTCGCTGCCGCGCTCGCCGGCGCCGGACTTCGGTTGCACGCCCGCGAGCGGTCCTTCAGCTCGGCGCTGCTCGGACTTGCCCTGGCGGTGGTGCACGTGTGTGCATGGGCCGCGGGTCCAGGCCTCCACCTCGTGCCCGGCGGTCAGGCCTTCGCGCTGGCCACCGTCGCTTCCGCGGCCCTCGCGGCGTTCGCCCTCCTCGAGCGCGAGGAACCGCTCTGGTGCATCGGCCTCGGCGGCGCGGCGTTGGCGCCGTTCGTGACCAGCGAGCACACCGGGAGCCTGGTGCTGCTCGCGGGGTACGGTGCCGCGGTGGCCGTCGCCGGCGCCGCCGGTATCGCGACGCGTGGCTGGCGCTACGCTGCGCGCACGCTGGTCACCATCGTCCTGCTCTACACCGTGGCGCTCACGGTGTCCGGGGCGCCGCTGCACTGGGGGCCACTGCTCGCCGTCGCGCTCCCGGTCGCGGTAGCGCTCGTCGGCATCTCGCCCATGACGTCGGCCGATCTTATCCGGCCGCGGCTCCGCGCCCAGGGCGTGATCGCGGCGGCCGCGGCCGGGTGGGTGAGCTGGCAGGCCACGCCGCTAGGCGCGCAATGGACGGCGGTGGTGCTGGGCGCGTTGGGGGTGGTGTGGTTGGCGATGGCCGACCGGTCGGCCGGCGCGCCTCCCGCCGGCCCGGTGGCCGGAGGCGTGAACGTGGGATTCGCGCCGTCGTGGACCGACGGGGCGGTCATCCCGCTGGCGTTCGCGGCAGCCGTCGCCTACGCCGGTCCGCGCACGCCATGGTGGTCGGCGGCTGCGATGGCCGGCGCGGCGCTGGTGCTCGGGATCGCCGTATGGCGCCGTCCCGCTGGGATGTCGCGCGACGCGCTGGCGTTCGCCGCTGCGGCGACGGCGTTCGCGGCCGCCAACCTCGCGCCGTGGCAATCGCCGATCGCGTATCCGGTTGCCGACGTCGCGCTCGGGCTGGCGTTCGCGGCGGCGCTGCGCTGGCGGCCGAGCTATTCGTGGCCGGGCATGGCGGGGCTCGCGCTCGTGGTGGCGGGCGCTCATACGTGGTTTCTCATGGACCGCCGGCCCGCGTTCACGTACACGCCGTTCGGCACGCGGGAGTCGTTGGCGGCGGCGGCGGTGCTCGCCGCGTGGATGCTGATCGCGGCCCGGGCCGCCGCCTGGACCGGTTCGCTGCGCGGCGCGTTGGCCGTTGACGCGGCGCGGGCCGAACGTGACGGCGCGAACGTGCGGGCGGCGGCTGGCACCGCGCCCTGGGTGTGGGCGTTCATCTGGGTCCACCATGAGCTGGCCGCTGCCTGGAGCCCGTCGGTGGCCACGCTGTTGCTCGTGAGCCTCGAGGCTGGCGTGGCCGTCGCCGCCGTCGGCGTCGGGCGGGCGCGTGGCGTGCGGGCGCTCCGCCAGGTCGGGCTGGCGCTGGCCATCGTGGCGGCGGTGCGCGCGCTGGCGGCGGTCGATTCGGTGAAATCGGTGAGCGTGCGCATCGCGTCCTATCTCGTGGCGAGCGCGTTCCTGCTCGGGATTGCCTACTGGTATCGCCGCCGCGGAACGGACGCACCGGTGGTTGAGACGGCGGCCGCTCAGGCGCCGGACGCGTGA